The region AGATCACGCGGCGAGTCCGGCGCTGCTGGAATGACGCGGACGCCGCCGCGAGCAAGGCGATGAGGGCTAGACTCCCAAACATCGCGGCGGCGACCATGTCCAAATGCGAGCGGACAGCGTCGCTGACCCGCATGCATGCAAGTGACAGCTCGGTGTATCCACGCATCATCGCGTGCGCCACCGAGGCCGACGAAACCACCGCCAAGGTCAATGCGGCGGGCGCCGCGGCGACGATCAGGACACGACGCCTCATTTAGATTGCCTCCGCCGCAAGAGTTCACCGAGCAGTCGCGCGCGTTCGGGGTCCACGTCCTGAAGCTCCGCCGCGAACTGCACGACGGCAACGTCGCCGAACTTCTCTAACAAGCCTCGCACCCGGCTTCGTGAGAGCTGGTCCTCGTACACCTGTCGTCCCACACGAGCCCAGTACAGGTAGGCCCGACCGCGGGCCTTGCGAGCGAGCATGCCTTTGTCCACAAGGCGCGACATGACGGTCATTACAGTTGTGTAGGCGGATTGAGTGTCCGATTCGAGCACATCAGCCACGTTCCGCACCGTGACGTCGCCTCGATCCCAGACCACAGCCATGATGCGAGCTTCCAGCGGCCCGAGATTCGCCACGCCACGGGCACCGGTTTGGCTTCGCTTCCCTGGCATACGGCCTCACTACTACACCGTGTCGGAGTCAC is a window of Dehalococcoidia bacterium DNA encoding:
- a CDS encoding BlaI/MecI/CopY family transcriptional regulator, which produces MANLGPLEARIMAVVWDRGDVTVRNVADVLESDTQSAYTTVMTVMSRLVDKGMLARKARGRAYLYWARVGRQVYEDQLSRSRVRGLLEKFGDVAVVQFAAELQDVDPERARLLGELLRRRQSK